A window of Pirellula sp. SH-Sr6A contains these coding sequences:
- a CDS encoding anthranilate synthase component II, whose amino-acid sequence MILLLDNYDSFVYNLDRYLQRLGHPTLVVRSDAIYVDAIAKLSPGAIVVSPGPKTPNEAGCSLEVIRRLGPTIPILGVCLGHQAIGQAFGGTVVRALSPVHGKASRIHHGPSPLFDGIPSPYEVARYHSLVVDRPSLPPALQISAWSDEDEIMALEHRDYPIYGVQFHPESILTHFGYRLLANFLHLAGLSSHEIPGDDFGAQEC is encoded by the coding sequence ATGATTCTGCTCTTAGACAATTACGATAGTTTCGTCTACAACCTGGACCGGTACCTCCAGCGTCTCGGTCACCCCACGCTGGTTGTTCGAAGCGATGCGATCTATGTGGACGCGATTGCGAAGCTTTCTCCCGGCGCTATCGTGGTTTCACCAGGTCCCAAGACGCCGAATGAAGCGGGGTGTTCTCTCGAAGTCATCCGTCGCCTAGGGCCGACCATCCCAATTCTGGGGGTCTGTTTAGGTCATCAGGCGATCGGACAAGCTTTCGGGGGAACAGTCGTCCGAGCACTCTCCCCTGTCCATGGAAAAGCATCTCGTATTCACCATGGACCTTCTCCGCTGTTCGATGGTATCCCCTCTCCATACGAAGTAGCTCGCTACCACTCCCTGGTGGTGGACCGTCCATCGCTCCCACCCGCCCTCCAAATCTCCGCTTGGAGCGACGAAGATGAAATCATGGCCTTGGAGCATCGCGACTATCCCATTTATGGCGTGCAGTTTCACCCCGAGTCGATTCTCACCCACTTTGGCTACCGACTCCTCGCGAATTTTCTTCACTTAGCCGGTCTATCGAGCCACGAGATCCCGGGTGATGACTTCGGTGCACAGGAATGTTAG
- a CDS encoding YjhG/YagF family D-xylonate dehydratase — protein MNATYSLEQWLNTPNISETATEGEGPRGALPLTAEMLTDWASGDLFGWTQNAGMGWDPQKMLGPQFLLLSTQGGIRGEDGKPIALGYHTGHWEVGLLMRAAAEWLSSHGGVPFAGFVSDPCDGRSQGTVGMFDSLPYRNDAAIVFRRLIRSLPTRKGVLGVATCDKGLPAMMLALAGAANLPSVVVPGGVTLPAREAEDLGKVQTIGARFSHGVMTLEDAATAGCRACGSPGGGCQFLGTAATSQVIAEALGMTIPHAALAPSGQPIWLDIARNSASALWDQVAKKTSLRDVLTEDSFWNAIAVHAACGGSTNLLLHVPAIAFAAGLERPSLAMWTEANKRVKRFVDVLPNGPKYHPTVRLFMAGGVPEIMWHLRELGIARCDAKTVTGHTWHEILDAWEKSDRRRAAREALRARDGVDPDEVIIPPSRALQMGLTSTICFPTGNICPEGSVIKSTAIDPTVIDADGIYRKTGPARVFTSEKEAVAAAKGKHPQPLQKGDIAVLIGCGPMGTGMEETYQLTSALKHLEYGKHVAVITDARFSGVSTGACIGHAGPEALAGGPIGKLRDGDILEIVIDRESLHATIHFIGCDGQTFDPARGAEILASRTIHPGLAPDPRLPDDSRLWAALQKVSGGTWGGCVYDVDRIIQTLEAGEKALSSTP, from the coding sequence ATGAATGCTACCTACTCGCTGGAACAATGGTTGAACACGCCGAACATCTCGGAAACCGCGACGGAAGGGGAAGGGCCTCGAGGGGCGCTACCCCTGACCGCGGAAATGCTGACCGATTGGGCCAGCGGTGACTTGTTCGGCTGGACCCAAAACGCCGGGATGGGGTGGGATCCTCAGAAAATGCTAGGGCCTCAATTTCTCCTGCTGAGCACGCAAGGCGGAATTCGCGGCGAGGATGGAAAGCCGATCGCACTGGGATACCATACGGGGCACTGGGAAGTGGGATTGCTCATGCGCGCGGCTGCGGAATGGCTCAGCAGCCACGGCGGGGTTCCGTTCGCGGGCTTTGTGAGCGATCCATGCGATGGTCGTTCGCAGGGAACCGTAGGCATGTTCGACTCACTTCCCTATCGCAACGATGCGGCAATCGTCTTTCGTCGCTTGATCCGCTCCCTTCCGACACGCAAAGGAGTTCTTGGGGTCGCGACTTGCGATAAAGGTTTGCCCGCCATGATGCTCGCCCTCGCTGGAGCTGCCAATCTCCCGAGCGTCGTCGTCCCAGGGGGCGTAACCCTCCCGGCTCGAGAAGCGGAAGATCTCGGCAAGGTCCAAACGATTGGGGCAAGATTCTCGCATGGCGTCATGACGCTCGAAGACGCCGCAACCGCAGGATGCCGCGCCTGCGGATCCCCGGGCGGGGGGTGCCAATTCTTGGGAACCGCCGCAACGAGCCAAGTGATCGCGGAAGCCCTCGGGATGACAATTCCCCATGCGGCCCTCGCTCCGAGCGGACAACCGATCTGGCTCGATATCGCTCGCAACTCCGCTTCGGCTTTGTGGGACCAAGTGGCGAAAAAGACTTCGCTCCGAGATGTCCTCACCGAAGATTCCTTTTGGAATGCGATTGCCGTGCACGCCGCATGCGGTGGTTCCACCAACCTGCTTCTTCATGTTCCCGCCATCGCCTTCGCTGCAGGATTGGAACGTCCGAGTCTGGCGATGTGGACCGAAGCCAACAAGCGGGTCAAGCGGTTTGTGGATGTCCTGCCAAACGGTCCCAAGTACCATCCCACAGTCCGGCTGTTCATGGCAGGGGGGGTTCCGGAGATCATGTGGCACCTACGCGAACTCGGTATTGCGCGATGCGATGCGAAGACTGTTACCGGACACACGTGGCACGAGATCTTGGACGCATGGGAAAAATCGGATCGACGACGAGCTGCCCGCGAGGCGCTCCGAGCCCGCGATGGGGTCGATCCAGACGAGGTAATCATTCCGCCGTCCCGCGCTCTGCAAATGGGTCTTACGAGTACCATCTGCTTTCCGACCGGCAATATTTGTCCGGAGGGCTCGGTGATCAAATCGACGGCCATCGATCCCACCGTCATCGATGCCGATGGTATCTATCGCAAAACAGGTCCTGCTCGTGTATTCACAAGCGAGAAAGAAGCGGTCGCAGCCGCCAAAGGAAAACATCCCCAACCGCTTCAAAAAGGGGATATCGCGGTTCTGATCGGATGCGGTCCTATGGGAACCGGGATGGAAGAGACCTATCAGCTCACCAGCGCGCTGAAACACTTGGAGTATGGCAAGCATGTCGCCGTGATCACCGACGCTCGATTTTCGGGGGTCAGCACCGGTGCATGCATTGGGCACGCGGGGCCCGAGGCCCTCGCAGGTGGACCGATCGGCAAGCTTCGCGATGGGGATATCCTCGAAATTGTCATCGATCGCGAATCCCTTCATGCGACGATCCATTTCATCGGTTGTGATGGCCAAACGTTTGATCCCGCACGTGGGGCCGAGATATTGGCTTCCCGAACAATTCACCCAGGACTGGCTCCCGATCCGCGATTGCCGGATGATAGCCGGCTTTGGGCAGCGCTCCAAAAAGTCAGCGGTGGCACTTGGGGGGGCTGTGTCTACGATGTCGATCGGATCATCCAAACGTTGGAAGCCGGAGAGAAGGCTCTTTCCTCCACCCCATGA
- a CDS encoding BBP7 family outer membrane beta-barrel protein produces MSVLQRTIRMFVMAAMAVAGPVAFSQNGYHPSAVPMNFDPDWQFFAPVQLQDMEDLSARQRANKGFYATYDRVHTGVSRSDTEAASNEMDFTWGNRFDFGWMKEDDKGWMFSIMNITGPNAYNIYEQNRVNAFIDETDADFEDRIYEIADSLNVGNYASFEANKVWRLEPYRYGGILEPMIGIRYAHFRDSARNDTYDVDFPLPPNEFGTDLAAETLLREYVTTNNHMVLGQIGFRYTKQVRRWTFSNDAKVFAGHVFQSQGTINESITSYFTTDIAAGDDPVQQNDRTGTTYSGRSNQESTLGFDLRVEGAYKATKYLDVRAGFQMLYYGRGIWRGATVTSGGNQDLNDQHLIMPGFTFGVALNR; encoded by the coding sequence ATGTCCGTGTTACAGCGTACGATACGAATGTTTGTGATGGCAGCGATGGCTGTCGCGGGTCCAGTTGCTTTCTCACAGAATGGATACCATCCCTCTGCTGTGCCGATGAACTTTGACCCGGATTGGCAGTTCTTTGCTCCGGTACAACTCCAGGATATGGAGGACCTGTCCGCCCGGCAGCGAGCGAATAAAGGGTTCTACGCAACCTACGATCGCGTCCATACCGGAGTAAGCCGATCGGATACCGAAGCTGCGTCCAATGAAATGGACTTCACCTGGGGGAATCGATTCGATTTCGGCTGGATGAAGGAAGACGATAAGGGCTGGATGTTCTCCATCATGAACATCACGGGTCCGAACGCGTACAACATCTATGAACAGAACCGCGTTAACGCGTTCATCGATGAGACCGATGCCGACTTCGAGGACCGCATTTACGAGATCGCCGACAGCCTCAACGTCGGTAACTACGCGAGCTTTGAAGCCAACAAAGTATGGCGGCTCGAACCCTACCGGTACGGTGGGATCCTCGAACCGATGATCGGTATCCGCTACGCTCACTTCCGAGACAGCGCACGGAACGATACGTACGACGTGGACTTTCCGCTCCCGCCAAATGAATTCGGTACGGATCTCGCCGCGGAAACGCTCCTTCGAGAGTACGTGACGACGAACAACCATATGGTTCTCGGTCAAATCGGGTTCCGATACACCAAGCAGGTTCGGCGGTGGACGTTCTCGAACGACGCCAAGGTCTTCGCGGGGCATGTGTTCCAGAGCCAAGGAACGATCAACGAGTCGATCACCTCGTACTTCACCACCGACATCGCTGCGGGAGATGATCCTGTCCAGCAGAACGACCGTACCGGAACCACCTACTCGGGTCGCAGCAACCAAGAATCAACTCTTGGATTCGACCTCAGGGTAGAAGGTGCCTACAAAGCGACCAAGTATCTCGACGTTCGAGCTGGATTCCAGATGCTCTACTACGGACGAGGCATTTGGCGGGGTGCAACAGTCACCAGTGGTGGAAATCAAGACTTGAACGATCAACACTTGATCATGCCGGGATTCACCTTCGGCGTCGCCCTCAACCGATAA
- a CDS encoding inositol monophosphatase family protein, translating into MEFSLSNALVVAKDAAVRAGRILDEMLLTASVREKGPKDLVTDADIAAQKEIESVLLTAFPDHVFIGEESGLELGAHGLADEPSTREEGPWTWVVDPLDGTANYVHRLPNFAVSIALVRGDTVWIGVVYDPISRELFSAVRGEGADLNGAAIRASGCHRMEDAMVAVSFPPEVHRDSPEVEQFLNVLEQSQSIRRLGSAALNLCYVAAGRLDAYWANRLKPWDVAAGALIVEEAGAVLSNLCGDQTTIWRGEYLAVASLELQQLMIQALGT; encoded by the coding sequence ATGGAATTCTCTTTATCGAATGCCTTGGTTGTCGCCAAGGATGCAGCGGTTCGAGCCGGGCGTATTTTGGACGAGATGTTGCTTACCGCATCGGTGCGCGAAAAAGGACCGAAGGATTTGGTCACCGACGCAGACATCGCAGCCCAAAAGGAAATCGAGTCGGTCCTGCTGACCGCATTCCCCGATCACGTCTTCATCGGGGAGGAGAGCGGGCTGGAGCTAGGAGCCCATGGGCTTGCGGACGAACCATCCACCCGCGAAGAAGGCCCGTGGACTTGGGTGGTGGACCCGCTGGATGGAACCGCCAATTACGTCCATCGCTTGCCCAACTTCGCGGTGTCGATCGCTTTGGTACGCGGCGATACGGTGTGGATTGGAGTGGTTTACGACCCAATCTCGCGAGAGCTTTTTAGCGCAGTCCGAGGGGAGGGAGCGGACCTCAATGGTGCTGCGATCCGCGCCTCCGGGTGCCACCGGATGGAGGACGCGATGGTTGCTGTCAGCTTTCCCCCGGAGGTTCACCGGGATTCCCCCGAGGTCGAGCAGTTTCTGAATGTGCTCGAGCAAAGTCAAAGCATACGGCGGCTTGGGTCTGCGGCCTTGAACCTTTGTTACGTTGCCGCTGGCCGCCTGGATGCTTATTGGGCCAATCGTCTCAAACCTTGGGATGTCGCGGCCGGGGCATTGATCGTGGAGGAAGCCGGGGCGGTATTGTCGAACCTTTGCGGTGACCAGACAACGATCTGGCGTGGGGAGTACCTGGCTGTAGCCTCCCTCGAGCTCCAGCAGTTGATGATTCAAGCCCTGGGAACATAG
- a CDS encoding class I SAM-dependent methyltransferase, whose protein sequence is MAKTTAATAAKTSSKKSTTTKKGTATKVKTETIRSWYDYPELYELGFLEETPTESLFLMNVFNKYVPFPVERVLETGCGSGRLICDMAKRGFAMTGLDLNPTSLDYCQAKLNKDGCRAELVVGDMTQFHFDKPFDAVVNAINTFRHLETEEAALAHLNCVADHLKPGGVFVLSLHLLPRGGDLWGTERWTAKTDDMSIYYALTVVETSMKTRLEKLRISMLVKKKEESFRLADHITLRIYTVDQLKSLLAKCPKLKIAGVHDFWYDIDSTQKLNSNACDTILVLQRV, encoded by the coding sequence TTGGCCAAGACGACTGCTGCAACCGCTGCGAAAACCTCTTCGAAGAAGAGCACGACGACAAAAAAAGGGACCGCGACCAAAGTAAAGACGGAGACGATTCGGTCTTGGTACGACTATCCAGAACTGTATGAGTTGGGGTTTCTCGAAGAGACCCCCACCGAGTCCCTCTTCTTAATGAATGTCTTCAACAAGTATGTCCCCTTCCCAGTCGAGCGGGTCTTGGAAACAGGCTGTGGGTCGGGAAGGCTGATCTGCGACATGGCAAAACGAGGGTTTGCGATGACCGGGCTGGATCTCAACCCCACATCGCTCGACTATTGCCAAGCGAAACTTAACAAAGACGGATGCAGAGCCGAACTAGTGGTAGGGGATATGACCCAATTCCACTTCGACAAACCCTTTGACGCCGTCGTCAACGCGATCAACACCTTTCGACATTTGGAAACCGAGGAGGCCGCTCTCGCTCATTTGAACTGCGTCGCCGATCACTTGAAGCCCGGCGGGGTTTTCGTGTTGTCCTTGCATCTGCTTCCCCGCGGAGGCGATTTATGGGGGACCGAACGATGGACCGCGAAGACCGATGACATGTCGATCTACTATGCGTTGACCGTCGTGGAAACGAGCATGAAGACACGGCTTGAGAAGCTTCGCATTTCGATGCTCGTGAAGAAGAAAGAGGAATCGTTCCGTTTGGCGGATCACATCACATTGCGGATCTATACGGTCGATCAACTCAAGAGCTTGTTGGCCAAATGCCCCAAGCTCAAAATCGCAGGCGTGCACGACTTTTGGTACGACATCGATTCGACGCAGAAATTGAATTCCAACGCGTGCGACACTATCCTCGTATTGCAACGCGTCTAG
- a CDS encoding two-component system sensor histidine kinase NtrB — translation MNAYSYSSLSKQAQREIFRFVADCTYDWESWLDLDGKLIWVNPAVERLTSFSMTECLGMQEYPLEIVAEPDRPTMQSILASAIQGGSGNDREFRIVKKDKSWHWFAVSWQPLVVANGGRIGIRMSMRDICDRKALEEEKTKYNIHLEELAQARASQIVELRNKQIQNEKLAALGVIAAKVAHEINNPMAGIKNAIRLIQDENQLSVDALEMFRLVDNEIERIIRILRQLYQLYRPNLSPPDAFDLLKTMDDVIVMIETQFGATKPEFQRVHWPEACWIVGFEQELKQILYNVILNAVQASVEGGLIEVELDSHEQERLRIRVRDHGHGIPADMLPRLFEPFFTTKQGREKEGTGLGLAISQSLATAMGGFIEAQSTDGGGATFVIELPVVSASARIESKSAGI, via the coding sequence ATGAACGCCTACTCGTATTCCTCGTTGTCAAAGCAAGCACAGCGAGAGATCTTTCGATTTGTAGCGGACTGCACCTACGACTGGGAGTCTTGGCTCGATCTCGATGGGAAACTGATTTGGGTTAATCCCGCGGTAGAACGACTTACAAGCTTCAGCATGACTGAGTGTCTGGGCATGCAGGAGTATCCGTTGGAGATTGTTGCAGAACCAGATCGCCCCACCATGCAATCGATCCTGGCATCCGCGATTCAAGGAGGATCAGGAAACGATCGCGAATTTCGGATCGTAAAGAAAGATAAAAGTTGGCACTGGTTCGCCGTATCCTGGCAACCGCTTGTGGTCGCCAATGGAGGTCGAATAGGGATCCGAATGAGCATGCGAGACATCTGCGATCGCAAGGCGCTCGAAGAGGAAAAGACGAAATACAACATCCACTTGGAAGAGTTAGCGCAGGCGAGAGCTTCCCAGATTGTAGAACTCCGCAACAAGCAGATTCAAAACGAGAAGTTAGCGGCCTTAGGGGTAATCGCTGCGAAGGTGGCTCATGAGATCAATAATCCGATGGCCGGGATTAAGAACGCCATACGACTGATCCAGGATGAAAACCAGCTTTCTGTGGATGCTCTCGAAATGTTTCGTCTCGTCGACAACGAAATCGAACGAATCATCCGAATTCTCAGGCAGCTCTATCAGCTTTATAGGCCCAATCTCTCCCCTCCCGACGCGTTCGATTTATTGAAGACGATGGACGATGTCATCGTCATGATTGAAACACAGTTTGGCGCGACGAAACCGGAATTCCAGCGCGTCCATTGGCCCGAAGCGTGTTGGATCGTCGGTTTCGAACAGGAGCTCAAACAGATCCTATACAATGTAATCCTCAACGCTGTGCAAGCCTCCGTGGAAGGGGGGTTGATCGAAGTCGAACTGGATAGCCACGAACAAGAGAGACTCAGGATTCGTGTGCGCGATCATGGCCATGGAATTCCGGCCGATATGCTCCCTCGATTGTTTGAACCTTTCTTCACCACCAAACAGGGAAGAGAGAAGGAGGGGACAGGGTTGGGGTTAGCGATTTCGCAGAGCCTGGCGACGGCCATGGGCGGTTTTATTGAAGCTCAGAGTACCGACGGAGGGGGAGCCACCTTCGTCATCGAACTCCCCGTCGTAAGCGCATCGGCAAGAATCGAATCGAAGTCAGCAGGTATCTAG
- a CDS encoding sigma-54-dependent transcriptional regulator, protein MNPLPSILLADDEPLFGETTSRYLRNHGYQVNYVMDGHAALKALETQEFQAIIADLDMPGNRDLELLQACRKRFAHTPFVVVTGRPTLPSAIEGIRLGIHDYFLKPFELADLLHSIHRALPNGVAKQEFRSGAYREILGESAAMQDLKAWLDRVSHSNATVLVRGESGTGKELIAREIHQASLRSNQPYITIDCASIPESLIESTLFGHVKGSFTGATADKMGLIAQADRGTVFLDEIGELPLPMQAKLLRVLQFGTFIPVGGTEEVRVDARVIAATNRDLSAEVSRGKFRLDLYYRLSVLEVVPPPLRDRIDDMEMLAQHFLDRIAQRDRKPKWTLHPTAIEALRNYSWPGNVRELQNTIERCGCLAKGQTIYSTDIAASLSKQVTSSAPVMQGSMDTAPKRQRELPSWHGQHAQSEKLYLEGLLAQYQGNVSQAAKAAGITRQGLHKAIVRLGLDIHSFRTKGRSTEAQTS, encoded by the coding sequence ATGAATCCACTTCCATCCATTCTATTAGCAGACGACGAGCCGCTGTTCGGTGAAACAACCTCGCGCTATCTACGAAACCACGGTTACCAAGTGAACTACGTCATGGATGGCCACGCGGCGTTGAAGGCGCTGGAGACGCAAGAGTTTCAGGCCATCATTGCGGACTTGGATATGCCAGGCAATCGCGATTTGGAGTTGCTGCAGGCTTGCCGCAAGCGATTTGCTCACACTCCATTCGTAGTCGTTACAGGTAGGCCCACGTTGCCGAGTGCGATCGAGGGCATTCGACTGGGAATCCACGATTATTTCCTAAAACCATTTGAGCTTGCTGATTTGCTTCACTCGATTCATCGTGCGTTGCCCAACGGCGTTGCCAAACAGGAATTCCGAAGCGGCGCTTACCGCGAGATCTTGGGCGAAAGCGCTGCCATGCAAGATCTGAAAGCATGGCTCGACCGCGTCTCCCATTCCAATGCAACAGTCCTTGTTCGAGGCGAAAGCGGGACAGGCAAAGAGTTGATCGCGAGAGAGATCCATCAAGCGAGTTTGCGATCGAACCAGCCTTATATCACAATCGACTGCGCCTCGATTCCAGAAAGTCTGATCGAGTCGACATTGTTCGGACATGTGAAAGGATCCTTCACTGGCGCGACCGCGGACAAAATGGGATTGATCGCACAGGCCGATCGAGGGACGGTGTTCTTGGATGAGATCGGCGAACTTCCGCTGCCCATGCAGGCGAAGCTTCTGCGAGTCCTGCAGTTTGGTACTTTCATTCCCGTTGGGGGAACCGAAGAGGTGCGCGTCGATGCCCGCGTCATCGCGGCAACCAACCGCGACTTATCTGCGGAAGTCTCCAGAGGGAAGTTCCGACTCGACCTGTATTACCGTCTTTCCGTCTTGGAGGTTGTGCCTCCGCCGTTGCGAGACCGCATCGACGATATGGAGATGCTCGCTCAACATTTCTTGGATCGCATTGCCCAGCGCGACCGCAAACCCAAGTGGACGCTTCATCCGACCGCCATCGAAGCGTTGCGAAACTACAGTTGGCCCGGCAATGTTCGCGAGCTCCAAAATACGATCGAGCGTTGCGGTTGCTTGGCGAAAGGCCAGACAATTTATTCGACCGATATTGCAGCCTCGCTTTCTAAGCAAGTCACATCGAGCGCCCCGGTCATGCAGGGATCGATGGACACCGCACCCAAACGGCAACGCGAATTACCCAGCTGGCACGGTCAACACGCGCAAAGCGAAAAACTCTATCTCGAGGGCTTGCTCGCCCAATACCAAGGAAACGTGTCGCAGGCCGCCAAGGCAGCGGGCATTACCCGCCAAGGCCTTCACAAAGCGATCGTCCGCCTGGGGTTGGATATTCATTCCTTTCGAACGAAGGGCCGTTCGACAGAAGCCCAAACATCTTAA
- a CDS encoding outer membrane beta-barrel protein yields MKLSKVALSAMIAGACLGGTAFGQSNRTAPRYYPASYYSYNEDGASTQAPAPITSASDAGKSSAPAPIASSACCDNSPACDVAAICDGKSSCDGLGGCDNSSCGSCFGGGLLGDCCIGEPWKLFPCGIAGLNVGGWTSVGYHSHQNPFSFNTYDSRVQLGQQWFFAEKVADGSEGLGFGGRIDYVYGTDAPDTQAFGTPGRFDDSWDNGGAYGHALPQVYGEVASGDLSMKIGRFFTIVGNEVVGATGNFFYSRQFTFYNAEPFTHTGALGTYNVDDDTQLYGGYVMGWDSGFDDNGDAYLSGFKRVLSDDLTVVYSSALGRFGDRTDPRERGGVHSLVLTAGLTEKLTYINQTDVLFTRNVSGAAHRNTFGNIHYLIYQLNDCVSLGQRFEWFNYGGEGFSAGSNRFAGNSNNDLYNYTVGVNYRHNANLMFRPEVRWVWDKANYGFNENADSSQAAFGGDMVFTF; encoded by the coding sequence ATGAAATTAAGCAAAGTAGCGCTCTCTGCAATGATTGCAGGCGCTTGCTTAGGGGGAACGGCCTTCGGTCAAAGCAACCGAACTGCTCCTCGCTATTACCCAGCTTCTTACTACAGCTACAACGAAGATGGAGCTTCCACACAAGCTCCAGCTCCGATTACCTCTGCTAGCGATGCTGGAAAGTCCAGTGCACCAGCACCGATCGCCTCGTCCGCTTGCTGCGATAACTCGCCAGCATGCGATGTGGCTGCGATTTGCGACGGCAAATCCAGCTGCGACGGCTTGGGTGGTTGCGATAACTCGTCGTGCGGAAGTTGTTTTGGTGGCGGTCTCCTCGGAGATTGCTGCATCGGCGAGCCATGGAAATTGTTCCCATGCGGGATCGCTGGATTGAATGTGGGCGGGTGGACCAGCGTTGGGTATCATTCCCATCAAAACCCATTCAGCTTCAACACCTACGACAGCCGAGTTCAGTTGGGCCAGCAATGGTTCTTCGCTGAGAAGGTTGCCGACGGAAGTGAAGGCCTCGGATTCGGTGGACGTATCGACTACGTTTACGGTACCGATGCTCCCGACACCCAAGCGTTCGGAACCCCAGGCCGCTTCGACGACTCGTGGGACAACGGTGGTGCTTATGGGCACGCACTGCCACAAGTCTACGGCGAAGTCGCGTCGGGTGACTTGAGCATGAAGATCGGTCGTTTCTTCACGATCGTCGGGAACGAAGTTGTCGGTGCGACCGGTAACTTCTTCTACAGCCGTCAGTTCACGTTCTACAACGCAGAACCCTTCACCCACACCGGTGCTTTGGGAACTTACAATGTCGACGACGACACGCAACTGTATGGCGGATACGTCATGGGTTGGGACAGTGGATTCGACGACAACGGTGATGCGTACCTGAGCGGTTTCAAACGAGTTCTCAGCGACGATTTGACGGTTGTGTACTCTTCCGCTCTCGGACGTTTCGGCGATCGCACCGATCCTCGTGAGCGAGGCGGAGTGCACAGCTTGGTTCTGACAGCTGGCTTGACCGAAAAGCTGACGTACATCAATCAAACCGACGTACTGTTCACGCGAAACGTATCGGGTGCTGCTCACCGAAACACATTCGGTAACATTCACTACTTGATTTACCAACTCAACGATTGCGTCTCCTTGGGACAACGCTTTGAGTGGTTCAACTACGGTGGTGAAGGCTTCAGTGCAGGCAGCAACCGATTCGCTGGCAACTCGAACAACGATCTGTACAACTACACGGTCGGTGTGAACTATCGCCATAACGCGAACCTCATGTTCCGACCTGAAGTCCGCTGGGTATGGGATAAAGCTAACTACGGCTTCAATGAGAATGCAGATTCCAGCCAAGCTGCCTTTGGCGGTGACATGGTCTTCACGTTCTAA
- a CDS encoding iron-containing alcohol dehydrogenase, translating into MQAFDYQLRPRILFGANCIDQLGVLAKELDSTRVLLVSDPGVVQAGIFDRGRESLQNAHLQVVGFHSFTENPSTRHVDDGVQVAKSFRPDLIVGLGGGSSMDCAKGINFIYSCGGRIHDYWGVGKATGPLLPMIAIPTTAGTGSETQSFALISDSETHVKMACGDPRAACRIAMLDPVLTLTQPARVTALTGIDALTHALETFVCNRRNPMSECYSLEAWRRLTSGFSRVIHHPMDLQARGDMLLGAAFAGMAIEASMLGAAHALANPLTANLGTPHGQAVGLMMPHVIRFNSPVVGDRYETLMKNAAHPGSAGVPPAEQLAGQMTHWLSEAGLATTLRQLEGWPSDATESDSLLRTLASGAVKQWTAGFNPRSVSEADMLDLYQLALASPQS; encoded by the coding sequence ATGCAGGCATTCGATTACCAACTTCGGCCCCGCATTCTTTTCGGAGCCAATTGTATCGATCAACTCGGTGTGCTAGCAAAGGAGCTGGACAGCACGAGAGTCCTTTTGGTAAGCGACCCAGGGGTCGTGCAAGCAGGAATCTTTGACCGAGGTCGCGAGAGCTTACAAAATGCCCACCTGCAAGTGGTCGGTTTCCATTCCTTTACCGAGAATCCCTCTACTCGCCACGTAGATGACGGGGTTCAGGTGGCGAAGTCTTTTCGGCCGGATTTGATCGTAGGACTCGGCGGCGGTTCCAGCATGGACTGCGCGAAGGGGATTAATTTCATCTATTCCTGTGGCGGTCGAATCCACGATTATTGGGGGGTTGGAAAGGCAACCGGGCCTCTCCTGCCGATGATCGCCATTCCAACGACGGCCGGAACAGGCAGCGAAACGCAATCCTTCGCCCTCATCAGCGACTCAGAAACCCACGTCAAGATGGCTTGTGGCGACCCGCGTGCTGCGTGCCGCATCGCGATGCTCGACCCTGTCCTCACCTTAACACAACCCGCCCGCGTCACGGCTTTGACTGGGATCGATGCTTTGACCCACGCGCTCGAAACGTTCGTCTGCAATCGACGCAATCCCATGTCGGAGTGCTACTCACTGGAAGCCTGGCGCCGCTTGACTTCCGGGTTCTCTCGAGTCATTCACCATCCCATGGATCTGCAAGCTCGCGGGGATATGCTCTTAGGTGCCGCATTTGCCGGCATGGCGATCGAGGCCTCCATGTTGGGGGCAGCCCATGCCCTCGCCAATCCCCTCACCGCAAATCTGGGAACTCCCCACGGGCAAGCGGTCGGATTGATGATGCCCCATGTGATCCGCTTCAACAGCCCGGTCGTCGGAGATCGCTACGAAACATTGATGAAAAACGCAGCCCATCCAGGTTCAGCAGGTGTCCCCCCAGCCGAGCAGCTGGCAGGGCAAATGACCCACTGGCTGAGCGAGGCCGGTCTCGCTACCACTTTGCGACAACTGGAAGGCTGGCCGAGCGATGCCACCGAATCCGACTCGCTCCTGCGAACCCTGGCTTCAGGCGCCGTCAAACAATGGACCGCAGGCTTCAACCCCAGATCGGTTAGCGAAGCTGACATGCTGGACCTCTACCAACTCGCGTTGGCCTCGCCGCAGTCCTAG